One stretch of Candidatus Aminicenantes bacterium DNA includes these proteins:
- the pilO gene encoding type 4a pilus biogenesis protein PilO has translation MNERPWYQYLLLCLAVGFFAYVAYFKPKQADLKSVREERIMVEDQVAKLQIKKRQIDKLKAELTELGKSIAELEPLIPAKKEEGEILRNVQQLAFDTQLDVLRFSPDRELPKDYYNEKPIAVEVVGSFHNLALFFDRMMRFPRIFNIDDFTIRALPNQTAETTISALFTAKTYFFLDISQIKRPEKPKPAAAAKQERNEF, from the coding sequence ATGAACGAGCGACCCTGGTACCAATATCTTCTGCTGTGCCTGGCGGTCGGCTTCTTCGCCTACGTGGCCTACTTCAAGCCCAAACAGGCGGATCTTAAGAGCGTCCGGGAAGAGCGGATCATGGTCGAAGACCAGGTGGCCAAGCTGCAGATCAAGAAGCGCCAGATCGACAAGCTGAAGGCCGAGCTGACCGAACTGGGCAAATCCATCGCCGAGCTCGAGCCGCTCATCCCGGCCAAGAAGGAAGAGGGCGAGATCCTGCGCAACGTTCAGCAGCTGGCCTTCGACACCCAGCTCGACGTGCTCCGCTTCTCCCCCGACCGGGAGCTCCCCAAGGACTACTACAACGAGAAGCCGATCGCCGTGGAAGTCGTCGGCTCCTTCCATAACCTGGCGCTTTTCTTCGACCGGATGATGCGCTTCCCGCGCATCTTCAACATCGACGACTTCACCATCCGGGCCCTGCCCAACCAGACCGCCGAGACCACCATTTCGGCCCTCTTTACGGCCAAGACCTATTTCTTCCTGGACATCTCCCAGATCAAGCGGCCCGAGAAGCCCAAGCCCGCAGCCGCAGCCAAGCAGGAACGCAATGAATTTTAA
- a CDS encoding PilN domain-containing protein, translating to MIRVNLLKAEKKDVEDRSPVGEDADGGKVTKAGRRKLGKHKPGQDKSGEPKKKTPIGNLIVFLALILLGGLAVLQRQSLSRERGLLASAQEEAQRLQPVVDKLDEIEWQKLYLEKKVGLIRDLKAQQGLAVGILDAVSRDIPEWVWLTELVLNKTGVLIKGRALSNVLVSDYVRALEKAGPFGAVGIVNTQQRAEGSNQYLEFTLNATLPAPIPPPAAGAKTPTAAPSVSGAPR from the coding sequence ATGATCCGCGTCAACCTTCTCAAGGCCGAAAAGAAGGATGTCGAGGACCGCTCGCCGGTCGGCGAAGACGCCGACGGCGGCAAAGTGACCAAGGCCGGCAGGCGCAAACTCGGCAAGCACAAACCCGGCCAGGACAAGTCCGGCGAGCCGAAGAAGAAAACCCCGATCGGCAACCTCATCGTCTTCCTGGCTCTGATCCTCCTGGGCGGCCTGGCCGTGCTGCAGCGCCAATCGTTGAGCCGCGAGCGGGGCCTTCTGGCCTCGGCCCAGGAGGAGGCCCAGCGCCTCCAGCCGGTCGTCGACAAGCTGGACGAGATCGAGTGGCAGAAGCTCTACCTGGAAAAGAAAGTCGGGCTGATCCGGGACCTCAAGGCCCAGCAGGGGCTGGCCGTGGGCATCCTGGACGCGGTCAGCCGGGACATCCCCGAGTGGGTCTGGCTGACCGAGCTCGTCCTGAACAAGACGGGAGTCCTGATCAAGGGCCGGGCCTTGTCCAACGTGCTCGTCTCCGATTATGTCCGCGCCCTCGAGAAGGCCGGCCCGTTCGGCGCCGTGGGCATCGTCAACACCCAGCAAAGAGCCGAAGGCAGCAACCAGTACCTGGAATTCACCCTCAACGCGACCCTTCCTGCGCCGATCCCGCCGCCGGCCGCGGGGGCGAAGACCCCGACGGCCGCCCCGTCCGTTTCCGGAGCCCCGCGATGA